A single window of Mycosarcoma maydis chromosome 1, whole genome shotgun sequence DNA harbors:
- a CDS encoding putative fructose-bisphosphate aldolase FBA1, whose protein sequence is MGVLDIVPAGVVSGKDVYKVFDYARQNKFAIPAFNVTSSSVAISALEAARDAKSPLILQVSQGGAANFAGKGLSNSNQEASIIGAKAAALFIRAVAPSYGVPVIMHSDHCAKKLLPWFDGMLAADEEYYKEHNEPLFSSHMLDLSEESKEENIETCLKYLKRMAPLGIWLEMEIGITGGEEDGVNNEGVDNASLYTQPEDIWDIYRQFSEITPNFSIAAGFGNVHGVYKPGNVSLQPELLGKHQEHVRAQIKSDKENPVFFVFHGGSGSEKHEISTAVSHGVVKMNVDTDTQWAYLLGIRDYILNKKDYLMSQVGNPDGADKPNKKFFDPRVWVREGEKTMATRCKEAFTDLGSTGKL, encoded by the exons ATGGGTGTTCTTGACATTGTTCCCGCCGGTGTTGTCTCCGGAAAGGACGTTTACAAGGTCTTCGACTACGCTCGTCAGAACAAGTTTGCCATCCCCGCCTTCAACGTTACT TCGTCCTCGGtcgccatctcggctcTCGAGGCTGCTCGTGATGCCAAGTCGCCCCTGATCCTTCAGGTCTCACAGGGAGGTGCCGCCAACTTTGCCGGCAAGGGTCTCTCTAACTCGAACCAGGAGGCCTCGATCATCGGTGCCAAGGCCGCCGCTCTCTTCATTCGCGCCGTTGCTCCCTCGTACGGTGTCCCTGTTATCATGCACTCGGACCACTgcgccaagaagctgcttcCTTGGTTTGATGGCATGCTCGCCGCCGACGAGGAGTACTACAAGGAGCACAACGAGCCGCTCTTTTCGTCGCACATGCTCGACTTATCCGAGGAGTCCAAGGAGGAGAACATCGAGACCTGCCTCAAGTACCTCAAGCGCATGGCTCCTCTCGGCATCTggctcgagatggagatCGGCATTACTGGTGGTGAAGAGGACGGTGTTAACAACGAGGGTGTTGACAACGCCTCGCTCTACACCCAGCCCGAGGACATCTGGGACATCTACCGCCAGTTCTCCGAGATTACCCCCAACTTCTCCATCGCCGCCGGTTTCGGTAACGTTCACGGTGTCTACAAGCCCGGAAACGTCTCGCTGCAGcccgagctgctcggcaagcACCAGGAGCACGTCCGCGCTCAGATCAAGAGCGACAAGGAGAACCCggtcttcttcgtcttccacGGCGGATCCGGTTCCGAGAAGCACGAGATCAGCACCGCCGTCAGCCACGGTGTGGTCAAGATGAACGTCGACACCGACACGCAGTGGGCCTACCTGCTCGGTATCCGCGACTACATCTTGAACAAGAAGGACTACCTCATGAGCCAGGTCGGCAACCCCGATGGCGCCGACAAGCCTAACAAGAAGTTCTTCGACCCTCGTGTTTGGGTTCGCGAGGGTGAGAAGACCATGGCTACGCGTTGCAAAGAGGCCTTTACTGACCTTGGCTCCACTGGCAAGCTCTAA